AAAGCCGTCAGGCAATAGTCGGACGTCACGATCCGGAAGCTGCGGGTTGAGAGTGCCGGGTCAAAGACGGCCTGCGCATCAAAGGTGCGTTCAACCATCCGGAGGATCTGCGAAACGTCCTCCTTGAGGACCTGTGCCAGGGGAGTGAGCTCATATGCCGAGCCGATCCGCGTTAGCAGCTGATCATCAAATTGCCGGCGCAGCCTCTGCAGGGACGAGCTCATGGCCGGTTGGCTGATGCCGATCCTGGCCCCCGCCCGGGTGACGTTTCGCTCCATCAGCAAAGCGTCGAGGGCAACCAAAAGGTTGAGATCGGCAGTCAGTAGGTTGACCATGGGATTCTCCTAATCCGAATTAGAATACTGATACTAATTATGAGGCGCGTCACATCCAAGGTCAATAGCTGCCTCCGGTCTAGGAAACCTGGGCCGGGTGAACACCTCCGATCGCATCGGTGATCGACTGTGCCGCCGTGATCAAGTGATCGCGGCATTCTTCCAGGCGTGATAGTGGTTCACTGCCCGTGAATCCGTTGACAGTAAGCGTCACTGCCACTTGCCCATCCGTATCGAAGACGGGGGCGTGCAGGGACGTGACCCCCGCAGGATCATCCAAAGCAGCAGGCCCGGAAGATGCTGCCCTTTCGATCAGAAGGGGAAGCACGCCGCTGAGATCGGGTGCCGCGGTGTCGCTGGGCACGTGGACAATTCGTTCAAACTCAGCTGCGGCGCCTACATCCACGGAGACGGCATAGCCCAGGGAACGGACTTGCTCCAGCTCGGCATGCGCAAGGGTGGCATCAACCTCACCCACCACGTCACGGGCGTTGTCGATCCAACGCTTTTCCGCAGCGTCCCCCGCCCAGGCCACATGCAGCGGAGCCAGCGGAGCGGCCAGGCCAAAGGAGACTCCCACCCGTGAAGGTGAACCACCGGGTGAGCTGTCAACCCCGGCGGCCGTCAGGACAACGACGGAATCGTCAACAACTCCGCTCACCAGGACCTCAAGCTTCAAAGCATCCGCCAAGGCTTCGATGACCGGACGCGCAGCATCCGCGGCCTTGACGTGCCGGGTCAGCGCAGTGGCCGGCGAAACGATGGAGGGGATGGTGAACGAGCCGTACCCACCCCGGAGGAAAAGGAGGGGCAGTTCTTTGGAAGATCCAACCCCCAATGCCTTGACGCGGCCGATCACGATGTCGTGGTCTCCGGAACGGATGACGTCCTCAATGTCGCAATCGATCCAAGCCGCCGCTCCTTCAAGCCGTGGGCTGCCGGAAGGAGTATCGCCCCACTGGTTGGCCGTGAAACGATCCTCCGCTTTGCGGGAGAACGCACGGCAAACGTCCTGCTGTCCGGCGGTCAGGACGTTGGCGCAGAAAGAGCCCGTCTCGCGGATCTTGGGCCAACTCGTGGAACGGACGTCAGGCATGAACGCCACCAACGGGGGATCCAGAGAGACGGAGCTGAACGTGCCCACCACCATTCCCGCCGGCTGCTCGTCCTCGGGTGCGGCGGTGATCAAGGTGACGCCGGTGGGATACTGGCCCAGGACGTAGCGGAACCACGCCGCGTTTTCGGGGCTGGTGTCCTGGTTTTCTGCGGTGGAAGCGCGGATGCTCTGTGCCATCTCTTTGCTCTCCTCTTCGTTGAGATTTCCTCCAGTAAACGCGGGGGACGGGCGGGTGCGGAAATAGTTCCGGGGTATGCGGAGTATCGCGAATTCCAATGCTGCAGGCCCAGGCATTGCGGTCAGCGGCGGTGATAGATTCGTTGCGGTACCGGGGCCCTTTGGGCCCGTCGGTTGGGGGTCAACGTTCTCCCGGGCGCGCATTTGGCCGGTATCGAGCCACCTTTGCTGGCTCTCCCAGAACGAGGTTGCGGTGCGCCGTTCACACTTGTCCCCACCCATCAGCCCGGAGGATGTGGGGGTTTCTCCTGCCCCTGATGCAGTTGCCCCTGATGCCGCAGCCCCGGAGCCATCCAAGGTCCGGATCGGACCGCTCTACGCCGCATTGCTGATCATCGTGTTGCTGGGAGCCCTGGACCACACCATAGTGGCCACGGCCCTGCCCACCGTGGTGGGCGAGTTGGACGGAGCGCGCCACATGGCGTGGATCATCACTGCCTACACCCTGGCCATGACCGTTGGCATGCCCGTCTACGGCCGCTTGGGGGACAGGTACGGCCGGCCGATCCTCCTGATGGTGGCCCTCACCATTTTCCTGGGGGCTTCCGTCCTGTGCGGTTTCGCGCAGGACATGGTCCAACTCTCCCTGTTCCGCGGCATCCAGGGTTTGGGGGGAGCCGGGCTCGGAGTGCTTCCGCCGGCCATCATCGCCGACCTTGTCCCGCCACGGCAGAGAGCCAAATTCCTCGGCCCCCTGGGCTCGGTTTTTGGTATTGCCACAGTGATCAGCCCTTTGGTTGGCGGCGCCATTACTGACACTGTTGGGTGGCGCTGGGTGTTCTGGATCAACCTCCCCGTAGGCTTGTTGGCCCTGGCTATGGCGTTCTCGCTTCGGCGCCTGAAGACCGTCCGGGGCTCGGGCGGTGTGGATTGGCCCGGCACCCTCCTGATGGTGGTCTTCACCTGTTCATTGGTAGCGGTGATTTCACTGGGTACGGAGCCGGATATCGCTGCGGGGATTCTCTGGGCGATCGGTGCCGTGGCGGCCGTTTCCGGTGTGCTCTTTGTGGTGGTGGAGATCAGATCCAAGCACCCGCTGATCCCTATGAAAATGTTCAAGAGCTGGCCCGTCGTCAACGCGGCAGGCCTGGGCCTGGTTATTGGGGCCGGCTTGTTCAGCGTGGTGGCCTACCTCCCCAGCTACGTGCAGATGGTGTACTCCACCTCGGCTTCCGTGGCCGGAATGATTCTCCTGCCCATGGTCCTGGGAATGATGGTGTCAACCAATCTCACCGGATGGCTTGTCAGCCGCACAGGGAGGTACAAGATCTTTCCGCTGGCCGGTTCGGCACTGGCCGTTGCAGCTGCCATTGGCCTCAGGCTCCTGCAGCCCGGCACCCCGCTGCCGGTGGTGGGGCTCCTGTTGGTACTGTTGGGATTGGCCGTGGGCAGCTTCATGCAGATCACCGTTGTGGCGGCACAAAATGCCATGCCGCACTCCGTGGTGGGCAGCGTCACCGCCTCACTCGGCTACCTTCGTGAACTCGGCGTCACCGTGGGCACGGCGGTGTTCGGCGGTCTCTTCGCAACCATGCTGGCGCGGGGCGCGGCAGAGAACACGCTGGGCTTACCGCCGTCCACCGTTACTGATCCACAGTCCGTCCAGCAGTTGCCGGCTGCGCTGCAGTCCGGGGTGGCGGTCATCTACACCGATGCGTTCCTGCCGATTTTCGGATTGCTGGCCTGCATCTTCGCCGTCGGTGTGTTGCTGTCCGTCTTCATGCCGGAGCAACGTTTGGCAGATCATAAGGACCTGAAATAGCAGCGCCCGTTACTCCGCCACTTTGAGCGGCGGGGTAACGGGCGTTCCTTTGGCCTTGCCGGGTCAGTCGTCCAAGACCAGCAATCGCACCGGCCCGCGAAGGCCAGCAGGAATGGTGGGTGCATCCGGCTCGAAAATGGATGCCGCAGGGCGGGTGTAAGCCCCTTCGGCGGCGTCGCCGGCCAGCCTGTTCCACCACGTGTTGGTCACTGCTATTTCAACCACATTGCGGCCGGCCCGGATCGCGTCCGTCACGTCAAGGCGGAACGGATAGGTCCACAGGGTGCCCACGGCACTGCCGTTGACCCTGACCTCAGCCAGTTCACTCACCCCGCCCAAGTCCAGGACCAGGCGAGTGTCCGGAGTAGGCAGCAATCCGTCTGACGTGAATTCGTGGCGGTACGTTCCTGTCCCGGAAAAGCGGGACACGTCGGCGTCATGGGTGCCCGAGCCGGGTCCTGCCCACGGCGCGGCCGCCGGCAAAACGAGACTCGCCGGAGCCTGGCCATCGCCGTCGAAGGTCAGATCCCAAGGGCCCTCCAGCGCATGGGCAGCGGCAATGTCACTGCGCCGTGCAGGGGTGCCTTCCGAACCGCCGCCGGTCCTGTGCAGCAGAATGAACGCCGAGCCGAACGCTTCCAAGTGAAGGTCCACCGCGCTCCTTCCGGCCTCCGACCTCAAAACGAGGGGCGTTCGGGAGGCACTCACAGGGTCCCACCATTCCGCTGCAGTTGCCTCACCCCTAAAGGAAGCGCTGACGTGTTCGGGACGCTCGCGCTGGTTGCTGATGAAATACAGTTCTGCATCCGGCAACTGCCGGTGGATGACGGGCAGGTTCGCCGAAGCCGCGGCCACCAGAACCCAGTCGGGCTCCACCCCTGCCCGGGCCAGGGCAGTGGACAGACCATCCGCTGCAGCCATCCCTGCGAGGTCAATCAATCCAGGATGCCCACCCCAAAGACGCTCGACGGCGGCACTCCACTCGGCGGGATCGTCGCTTTGACTGGGAGAGCGTTCGGGACGCCATCCGGCCACGAGGGCTCCGTCGTCGAGCAGTTCTGTAAGTCGCCGAACAGCCCGAAGTGTCATCCGGTGGCTGGACCCTCCGAGATACAGCAGGCGGTAGGTGGTGCCGCCCGTGGTGAGCAGGCCGCCGTCGGGGTTCACTGTGAGGTGGTTCAGCAACCCGTCCAGATTGATGAAATCGAAGCCGTACCCGTCCGGGACTTCCGGGGCGGCATCGCCAAAGATGCCGGTGACGGGTGCTTCCTCACCGTAGAAATAGGCGATGTCCGCCGCGTAGGTACCCTGCTGCAACAGGTAGCTGCACCGGCCAAGGTAATCGAGCCAGGGCTTCGCCGCGTGCGCCCAGGTTTCGTTCCGCGTGAAGGACTGCCCCAGGTATGGGGACAACGTGATTCCGGGCTTGGGAACGGCTTCGGGCTGATGGGGTGAGGTATGGATGTTCAGGAGGTTGACCCCCAACGCAAACTCCATGTCCACAATGGGCTTGAGAGTTCGCGGCGTGAACCTGAAGGGCTTGCCGAAGGCGCTCATGGACTCAGCCCCCGTGGCAGCCTTTCCATACACGTGGGAAACGGACGCGGCGCCCCGGAGATCGGCAACGTAGGTGGCCTGCGGCCCGTCGTCCGGCTCGTAGCACCACATGGCACCCATGGGGACATCGGCATGGGAACGCATTTCGACGTCGTCGCCAAGCTGCGGACGGTGGTCCTCCAAGGCTTCGGCGTAGTATTTCAGGCCGCGCTCCCGGGCGATTCCCGCGATGGTTCTGTAGTGGTTTTCGGCGAGGAGATCGGAAATGGTCTTCCGGAGGTCCCACAGGAAAGCGTCGCTTTGTTCCGGGCTGCCCACAATGATGCCGCTCACGGCAGGAAGCCACGGGAGCAGATCGTAGCCGCGGTGCTTCATGAACTCGGCCCGCATGGCCCGCGTCCAGTTCTGTGGGCCTGATTCGATGCTGTCACTGAGCAGCGCCGAGACCCCTGCCAAGTTGCTGCCCAGGGCTTCTTCGAAGAAGCCCAGGTAATCGCTGAAATAGCCGTCCACCAAGTCCGCGTCCAGCTTGTCCACTTCCAAACCGGTGGCGTCAACGGGTGCGGGGGCGTTGAGGTGGCCGGTCAGCGAATAACCGAATCGCAGAAGGGTCCATTCCCCGCTGTCCGGCCGCCAGTCCAGAACGCCGTCGGGCCCAAGGAACTCGGAGACATCAATGATGTCCTGCGGCTGGACGGCGTCGGACGTCTCGCAAATGCCGCCGTCGAGCGCGTAAAAGTCCGGTACCGGAGCGTAACCGGCCTTTTCCTCCGACCTGGCCACGCGCGCTCCGGCAAACAGTTGGAATGCCGAGATCCTGAATGTCTCAGTGTCTCCGGGAAGGGCCAACGGCAGCGGCCTGATTCCTGACGTCAGAGGGAATTCGCGGCCTTTCCCGGTCCCCAGAACCAGCCGGAAGAAGCGTGCCGTGATGGTGGGGAAACTCGCGGACCGGACAGGCGACCCGGAGGCTGGAAGATCGGACACCTTGCTGAACGTGATGCCGTCAGGGCTGGCTTCCAGGTAAGCCTTTGGTGCCGGAGCAGCAGCGAAACCCCGCGAGGCCGGCAGGCCCACCCGGACGGAGGAAACGGGTGTTGGCTGCTCGAATTCAGCCATCACCCAGGCGGCGCCCGAGCTGGCGTCAATGGTCGCAGTTGGCCAGAAACTTCCGTCGGCCAGTGATTCCGGAGTCCGGCCACCGGCCGCGCTACCACTGGCGCGGATGCGCGTGGGCTTCAGTGGGAAGTGGCCGTCCCTGCGTGGAAAAGCCAGCACCGCGACGTCGTCGTAGAAGTCCGGAACGCCCACGGGATCATTGCGGATGGCTCCGAAAGGCACGTCCTGGAAGGGGCCGGACGTCGACGGCGGTTCAGCCAACCTTGGGAGGTCCGGCTGACCGGCGGTCACCCCGGTGGTGCTCCAGACGAGCTTTTTCATGCCGGCGTGCGGAGCCACCCAAGGCCCACCCGTGGCACTCCAACCCGCGGAGGTAGCCACCG
The sequence above is a segment of the Arthrobacter sp. StoSoilB22 genome. Coding sequences within it:
- a CDS encoding glycosyl hydrolase, with the protein product MSDDATPAQPATDSLFAGFVDPPRSARARVWWHWMDGNIDPAGIVKDLEWLAASGAGGVQAFTGSMGIPQYTRERVTFRSPEWQAAISCAASTSTSLGLELAVATSAGWSATGGPWVAPHAGMKKLVWSTTGVTAGQPDLPRLAEPPSTSGPFQDVPFGAIRNDPVGVPDFYDDVAVLAFPRRDGHFPLKPTRIRASGSAAGGRTPESLADGSFWPTATIDASSGAAWVMAEFEQPTPVSSVRVGLPASRGFAAAPAPKAYLEASPDGITFSKVSDLPASGSPVRSASFPTITARFFRLVLGTGKGREFPLTSGIRPLPLALPGDTETFRISAFQLFAGARVARSEEKAGYAPVPDFYALDGGICETSDAVQPQDIIDVSEFLGPDGVLDWRPDSGEWTLLRFGYSLTGHLNAPAPVDATGLEVDKLDADLVDGYFSDYLGFFEEALGSNLAGVSALLSDSIESGPQNWTRAMRAEFMKHRGYDLLPWLPAVSGIIVGSPEQSDAFLWDLRKTISDLLAENHYRTIAGIARERGLKYYAEALEDHRPQLGDDVEMRSHADVPMGAMWCYEPDDGPQATYVADLRGAASVSHVYGKAATGAESMSAFGKPFRFTPRTLKPIVDMEFALGVNLLNIHTSPHQPEAVPKPGITLSPYLGQSFTRNETWAHAAKPWLDYLGRCSYLLQQGTYAADIAYFYGEEAPVTGIFGDAAPEVPDGYGFDFINLDGLLNHLTVNPDGGLLTTGGTTYRLLYLGGSSHRMTLRAVRRLTELLDDGALVAGWRPERSPSQSDDPAEWSAAVERLWGGHPGLIDLAGMAAADGLSTALARAGVEPDWVLVAAASANLPVIHRQLPDAELYFISNQRERPEHVSASFRGEATAAEWWDPVSASRTPLVLRSEAGRSAVDLHLEAFGSAFILLHRTGGGSEGTPARRSDIAAAHALEGPWDLTFDGDGQAPASLVLPAAAPWAGPGSGTHDADVSRFSGTGTYRHEFTSDGLLPTPDTRLVLDLGGVSELAEVRVNGSAVGTLWTYPFRLDVTDAIRAGRNVVEIAVTNTWWNRLAGDAAEGAYTRPAASIFEPDAPTIPAGLRGPVRLLVLDD
- a CDS encoding flavin reductase family protein, with protein sequence MAQSIRASTAENQDTSPENAAWFRYVLGQYPTGVTLITAAPEDEQPAGMVVGTFSSVSLDPPLVAFMPDVRSTSWPKIRETGSFCANVLTAGQQDVCRAFSRKAEDRFTANQWGDTPSGSPRLEGAAAWIDCDIEDVIRSGDHDIVIGRVKALGVGSSKELPLLFLRGGYGSFTIPSIVSPATALTRHVKAADAARPVIEALADALKLEVLVSGVVDDSVVVLTAAGVDSSPGGSPSRVGVSFGLAAPLAPLHVAWAGDAAEKRWIDNARDVVGEVDATLAHAELEQVRSLGYAVSVDVGAAAEFERIVHVPSDTAAPDLSGVLPLLIERAASSGPAALDDPAGVTSLHAPVFDTDGQVAVTLTVNGFTGSEPLSRLEECRDHLITAAQSITDAIGGVHPAQVS
- a CDS encoding MFS transporter, encoding MRRSHLSPPISPEDVGVSPAPDAVAPDAAAPEPSKVRIGPLYAALLIIVLLGALDHTIVATALPTVVGELDGARHMAWIITAYTLAMTVGMPVYGRLGDRYGRPILLMVALTIFLGASVLCGFAQDMVQLSLFRGIQGLGGAGLGVLPPAIIADLVPPRQRAKFLGPLGSVFGIATVISPLVGGAITDTVGWRWVFWINLPVGLLALAMAFSLRRLKTVRGSGGVDWPGTLLMVVFTCSLVAVISLGTEPDIAAGILWAIGAVAAVSGVLFVVVEIRSKHPLIPMKMFKSWPVVNAAGLGLVIGAGLFSVVAYLPSYVQMVYSTSASVAGMILLPMVLGMMVSTNLTGWLVSRTGRYKIFPLAGSALAVAAAIGLRLLQPGTPLPVVGLLLVLLGLAVGSFMQITVVAAQNAMPHSVVGSVTASLGYLRELGVTVGTAVFGGLFATMLARGAAENTLGLPPSTVTDPQSVQQLPAALQSGVAVIYTDAFLPIFGLLACIFAVGVLLSVFMPEQRLADHKDLK